One window of the Larimichthys crocea isolate SSNF unplaced genomic scaffold, L_crocea_2.0 scaffold224, whole genome shotgun sequence genome contains the following:
- the mepceb gene encoding 7SK snRNA methylphosphate capping enzyme: protein MIRMSLDKETVLPREVSPAFPATPVSLSEQPPLAKTCPLRPKNGIHPPANSQLPLTASAPPTQRIAKRRYSMGVGFKGLAKRRRRANSDSQSEPVLPSHFLLGGNIFDPLNLNSLLDEDVNKATNQETPKCSPLPTRGGDPVEILVPRDITDPLNLKGGGGDGKEGGGVLLSPLKSRRRHRTRHHGGAGGEREVIPARLFPSTAGLTVPLLTSEGSVLASPLPCELNTAITCRDDIAPPPILPRRHTHPPPGHAHKPGNQGDGRQRRRRRTTSTRSAETSATATMAQPTKFQTPLVGGAKAGRCGGAPSGSTRQPEKKKDKHRYQYGNHSHYYGYHGFYGDRWEGRVGAEDDPRLRLLEADWFKDRKVLDVGCGAGHMTLTIARRFDPAHILGVELDERLVHAAKQNVRHFLSHDLVVEERRRRGTPGREEEVVEELRHLLSFPLSFRVSRGPLSAPPLLPPPSSSRFPGNVTFVQGDYVSEREAWPGRGQYDVIVCMGVTKWVQLQSGDGGVVRLFKRAYQSLSPGGLFILQAQPWSSYSHSKRASERTFRHFRTVRLRPEQFTCYLTDNVGFTSYRLLTHSGNQRPIYLFHKGPAQRK from the exons ATGATCAGGATGTCATTGGACAAAGAGACTGTCCTCCCCCGTGAGGTCAGCCCCGCCTTCCCCGCCACCCCCGTCAGCCTATCAGAGCAGCCGCCGCTGGCTAAGACCTGCCCCCTCCGGCCTAAAAATGGCATCCATCCGCCCGCTAACAGTCAGCTTCCGCTCACCGCCTCCGCCCCGCCCACTCAGCGGATCGCAAAGAGGCGTTACTCGATGGGCGTCGGCTTCAAGGGGCTGGCCAAGCGGAGGCGGCGTGCCAACagtgacagccaatcagagcctgTGCTGCCAAGTCACTTCCTGTTGGGTGGGAACATCTTTGACCCGCTGAACCTCAACTCGCTATTGGACGAAGACGTCAACAA ggCGACCAATCAGGAGACACCAAAGTGCTCGCCCCTGCCAACGCGGGGCGGAGACCCCGTGGAGATCCTGGTCCCCCGTGACATCACAGACCCCCTGAACCTGAAGGGGGGGGGCGGGGACGGGAAGGAGGGCGGGGGGGTCCTGCTGTCCCCCCTGAAGTCTAGGAGGAGACACAGGACGAGACACCacggaggagcaggaggagagagggaggtcaTACCTGCCCGACTGTTTCCTTCCACAGCCGGACTGACAG ttcctctgtTGACCAGTGAGGGCAGTGTTTTGGCGTCTCCTCTCCCCTGTGAGCTCAACACGGCCATCACCTGTCGAGACGACATAGCCCCGCCCCCCATCCTCCCCAGGAGACACACCCACCCTCCGCCGGGCCATGCCCACAAGCCCGGTAACCAGGGTGACGGTCGCCAACGGAGACGGCGCCGCACCACCTCGACCAGGTCGGCAGAAACCAGTGCCACGGCAACGATGGCTCAGCCGACCAAATTCCAGACGCCGCTGGTGGGAGGGGCTAAAGCTGGCAG GTGTGGAGGAGCGCCATCCGGCTCCACACGGcagccagagaagaagaaggacaaacaTCGCTACCAGTACGGAAACCACAGCCATTACTACGGCTACCATGGTTTCTACGGCGACAGGTGGGAGGGGCGGGTCGGGGCGGAGGATGACCCAAGGCTCCGCCTACTTGAAGCCGATTGGTTCAAAGACAGGAAGGTGCTGGACGTGGGCTGCGGCGCCGGTCACATGACGCTAACCATCGCCCGGAGGTTTGACCCCGCCCACATCCTGGGGGTGGAGCTAGACGAACGATTGGTCCACGCCGCTAAGCAGAATGTCAGGCACTTCCTGTCACATGAcctggtggtggaggagaggaggaggagaggaacgcCAGgacgggaggaggaggtggtggaggagctccgtcacctcctctccttccctctgtccTTCAGGGTCAGTCGGggtcctctctctgctcctcctctcctccctcctccctcctcctccaggttccCTGGTAACGTCACCTTCGTACAG GGCGACTACGTGTCAGAGCGGGAGGCGTGGCCGGGGCGGGGGCAGTATGATGTCATCGTGTGTATGGGCGTGACCAAGTGGGTGCAACTGCAGTCAGGTGACGGGGGCGTGGTCAGACTGTTCAAACGGGCCTATCAGAGCCTGTCGCCGGGCGGATTATTCATCCTGCAGGCGCAACCGTGGAGCAGCTACAGCCACAGCAAGAGAGCCTCG GAGCGGACGTTTCGTCACTTCAGGACGGTCAGACTGAGACCTGAACAGTTCACCTGTTACCTGACCGACAACGTGGGCTTCACCTCATACAGACTGCTCACAcactcag gtaACCAGCGGCCGATCTATCTGTTCCACAAAGGCCCCGCCCAGAGGAAGTGA